The DNA sequence AAAGTTTTAGTGCTGTAAAAATGATTGGGTACCATGTGATAAGAGAGAAGCAATGTCTGTGGAAAATGCAGCCCAGAAACACCTCATGCAGCACAAATTATTCCAGCTGCAAGAATGAAATCTATAAGCTAAGGTATATTTGTGGGTTCCAGAGAAGAGATAAATTACAGAATAAAAAggtatggggaggggggctgcttaTGTGAAAAAGAGATGAATTTGGAATCTGAGACTTCTTCACAACATCCCCCAAGTTTTCCTGCATGTGTGGCTGGTTTGTTTCATTCCCCGTTTTGCTTGCAACTAAAACTTCTttaggaacgcgggtggcgctatgggttaaaccacagagcctagggcttgccgatcagaaggtcggcggttcgaatccccgcgacggggtgagctcctgttgtttggtccctgctcctgccaaccttgcagttcggaaacatgaagtgcaagtagataaataggtaccgctccagtgggaaggtaagtggcgtttccgtgtgctgctctggttcgccagaagcggcttaatcatgctggccacatgacccagaagctgtacgccggctccctcggccagtaaagcgagatgagtgccgcaactccagagtcggacacgactggaccagtggtccctttacctttacctaaaactTTTTTTCTGCACTGGTAGAAGTGTTTTTTCCTCTGTGAGCGGAGCCCCTGCCTCATCTTCTCTGTCCCTTCTTCAGGGTTGaaaatttgttgtttttcttcaggACACTGACTGGATTTCCCTTTGTAGGTGTGCAGACAGCATGCAGACAGTTGACCACCTTGAGCAGAACTTGGTGAGTTTCCCTTCCACCTTCTTGCTGTAAATGGACGGCTTTTTGGATGGGGGGGGTGTgcaacacctccctccctccctcccttccttccttctttgaaGCCTTTATATCCTCTTGTGTTCATTCTTTCTCTACAATGTCTTTCCTGGGAGAAAAGGTGAACGGGGAGCAACTTGGATTAGGGAAGtcgtggtggggtgggggtttacCTCTGGGACTGCAAAATGGTGGCTTCCACCTCCAGCTCTTTCCTGGAGGCCCCTTATTTTCCCCAGATATATAAGTTGGGATTCCCCACTTTGTGGCGCGGCAAAGGCAGACATGGGTCCCAGAAAGGCAccatgctggtgctgctgctgagtTTATTTCTTCTTCAAATGCCCCAGGAGCACACCTTTTCTaactgctgaaatgaaggagTGTCTCACCTGGAGGCAGGACCACCAGCTTTGGtacatggggggcggggggggagattGTGAGCTTGGACTCCGCTGATTTCTGCTGTAGCTGTAGCTCTTAGAGCTGGATCCTTAAAGGGGCACTTGGAACGGCTGGGTAGGAGGCATGATTTGAACAGGGTTGTTGACTAAGAGAATCTGCCAGGGGCAGAAGCTTCTCAGGCTGCTGCGTATCCAGGATATTCAGGATTCATCCGCTGAAAATAGCATCCGGGCGGAATTCGCGACAATCGACaaaaaatgtccgggaaaacctGGGCATCTGCCCCTGTGGCCTGCCGGCAGAGGTAGAATCTGTTTCTCACGTCTTATTACGCTGCTGCATTTACAACGACATACGCCGGGTTTTTATTTCCCCGGTCATACAAattcctttaaatgaattcctatgccttaaacgccttgtagaagatatggaccctgagattaccctgaaagtagctaaatactgCGTAGCggccataaagctcagagaacaagcggtgttatcgctatgaataggaccctaaatggcaatttttaggccatgTTTTAATGCCCCAGTTCTAATCTgtgtattttaaatgctgctgtgcaCGTATATATACACgtatggtttttgttgtgcaaatttttagtgtattatttttgtattattgatttagtaagttggtctgtgaccgtaaaaataaatccattcattccaaacctgggcatatggcaacccttgtTTGCAAATTTCccaaaaatagtttttaaaaaaacttctttgaaaGATGGCAGGTGTAGGGTTGGCCCCCGCCAACGACacagacccggggggggggggaggtcagaaatcacacctctccactctggctagCAGCCTGCCTGCACACTCCCCAGACTGCTCCTCGGCTGCTCTGGGAGGCCGGGCAcaactccttgccaagggcacaagggagcctagggGCACCTCCCTCAACACCTggtgtggccagtggtcagggatggtagtGATGGAAAACAACCTCCTTACCCCTGACAAAAGTTCTCCTGCCACTACCTAAGCCACCCAGGCAGCCTTTCCTGATCTCTCATTGATCTCTCTGTGTGAGGATGGGGGTCCTGAGTGTCTGTCCTTTCactgcaaggggtgggggtgttgctGGATATATCAGGGAGACGGCCTTTGTGGGCTCCTATTCCAGTCCTCACGCCTGTctgttgttataaaaattaggttcaaccccagaagggagtccacgaacccgggggagagccttagtagggctcccctcctctcaggagcacttatgaataaatagagacgatacaaaatctcccaaagcaaggcaatagccctttatttgttactgctgcagcagggtgttttgcaagcaaaagacctcgaacaaaggcgcgcaagctcctatatagacttttgaaattgcccccctccagctcaagaccacccctccatacatcagaattacatcaaaaattgggagggtctggtagcagtgatctgagcatcttcgaccctgcccccatgcctcctcttgccctccaccaaaaacccatcaagtgaaacaaaagatatttacatttccctatatcccagccaagttaatcacaccctttttctgacactcaggtatcaggatgccagagattatcactcaggcagagggctgctgagtagctggaggggcaacccccccctttgttcttgagacaaagaaatacttggtcagttgggagtcaaaatggggtgaggcctgtcttcctgtgctatttttcagacatgtggccttatttgttttggtacattaataacaattattatatataaataaaataccttaaaattcttacaacactgtcTTGTTCCCCAGAAACAAGTCCAGGACCACTTAGCCCTTCTAGACACGCTTCAGATGAAGGTGAGAGCAGGCTTTGCTCTTTGGGGGGCcggtgcggggtgggggggcaccaACAGGCAAGAAATGGGACCTAGTCTTTCATGAGCGGGTGGGGGAATGGGCATCTAATGGGGGGCCCTCCTGAGCCTTGTGGTGCAAGTCCAGCTTTTTGAGTTTGCCTGCTGTTGAAGCAAAAGGGAGGCAACTTTGGAGAGTTAGGCAGGGAGGAACGGCAGCGCACGGGTGGCAGGCAGGCACAGGCTGGTGGGAATCATGACCCTCCCTGTGCTGTGTGGAGGAAGGGCCGCAGCTCAGCGCTAGAGCACCTGCTCCGCATGCAGAAGGCGCTAGGCTCATCCCctactggcagcatctccagagagagatggggaaagactcactacctgaaatcctggagagctgctgccggtcagtgtcaaACATGCTGAGCTTGCAGGACCAAGGGTCTGCCTCTGTATCGGGCAGCTTAATTGAGGGCCACCACTCTGTGGCAGAGCCcttgcttggcttgcagaaggacccaggttcaatccgcagcaatgtctccaggtaaggctgaaagtgtctcatagaatcatagagaccacaagggtcatccagtccaaccccaggTGTGGTAAAAGTGGAGCATTGCGGCAACTCGAAAACTATAAGGCAGAGAAAATTTTCATTCACAGCGGCGACTTGGgacatgtgagataatccagcacagcaattttaataaaaatatgaaatgtagtggtggtttgtttgtttttaatgtgatcTGTCATGGAgtcccattgaagaagataacagatGTCATTtctggttgcaaaggggcccccattcaagcttcagggcctcCACCGTTCCTGTCGGAGCAACATGGCTCATGGGCAGGGAAGGTTGAGATTACAGCCAAGCTATAGCTGGCGAGGGGGCCACAGACTCCCCCTATGTGTGCTCAAAGGCGGCCAGGTTGTGGTGAGGGCAGCGGGGGGCAACAAACAAGTGACGGTCTGCTTCAACAATGGTCCCCCATATCTTGTGGgtccccaactcccaccagtcccaagagTCAGCATGAGTGGCCAGTGGTGAGAGATGTTAATGGGAGCTGTGGCAACTGTGTGCCCTGTCTAAACACATTTTCTGAGTTCTCCTTGGACATTCCAGGTGACGGAGGTTTGTGTGGGGTGTGAGGAGACCCGCCAGGATATGAAGGCTGAGGAGGAGAAGCTGGCGGAGCTGGAAGCCCAGTTGAAGATCCAGGACGCCACAACTGAAGACACAtcggacgaggaggaggaggacgacgacgatgAGGACAATGGTATGCTGGAGAAGGTCAGGGCCAACGTAGCTCAGCTGAGGGTAAAGATAGAAGCCATGTCCCGGGAGGCAACTGAGCTGGCGGCGGATTTGACCAGATGTGCCCAGCAGAAGATGGTCTTGGCAACAACCCTTGAGGAGGTCCTGAAGGGCAAGCAAGGTGCCCACCAGCGGAAGGCAGAGCCCCTTTTCTGTGACCAGAAAGCAAAGCGCCCGAAAGAGGATGGAGGAGAAGGAGACCAGGAGGTCCCAGCCCCATCTCTACTGCTGCAAGAGGAGGCAGCTGGTGACCTCGGAGCAGAGGACCCTTCTCTCCAGGAAGAGGTGAGCACTGGGGAGGGCCTGGCTTGGCTCCGATGGGGTCTTCTGTGCTTAAAGGCCAGAGGGGCGTCTCCTGTGGGGGTGTCTCCTTGGGGAAGGgatgtagttcagtggcagagcagatgGTCCCTggtggcagcatctccaggtagggctgggaatgtccccaaccataagaagagcttgctggatcaggccagtgagcCCACTTa is a window from the Lacerta agilis isolate rLacAgi1 chromosome 8, rLacAgi1.pri, whole genome shotgun sequence genome containing:
- the LOC117052109 gene encoding topoisomerase 1-associated factor 1-like is translated as MIQIERTGEAEREAGYNRSRMADGCADSMQTVDHLEQNLVTEVCVGCEETRQDMKAEEEKLAELEAQLKIQDATTEDTSDEEEEDDDDEDNGMLEKVRANVAQLRVKIEAMSREATELAADLTRCAQQKMVLATTLEEVLKGKQGAHQRKAEPLFCDQKAKRPKEDGGEGDQEVPAPSLLLQEEAAGDLGAEDPSLQEEVSRFI